The following are from one region of the Juglans regia cultivar Chandler chromosome 10, Walnut 2.0, whole genome shotgun sequence genome:
- the LOC109019938 gene encoding zinc finger Ran-binding domain-containing protein 2-like, with the protein MSWSGGDWMCGACQHMNFRRRDACRNCGYPKHGGPDPSTYGYNRTEVLAGDWYCNCSAHNYASRSSCFKCGADKSDYAGMAGSGIYESDGGVPPGWKPGDWICNRMGCGVHNYANRTECFSCKARKD; encoded by the exons ATGAGCTGGTCAGGAGGAGATTGGATGTGCGGTGCCTGCCAGCACATGAATTTCAGGAGGAGGGATGCATGCCGAAATTGTGGATACCCTAAGCATGGAGGCCCTGACCCATCAACGTATGGATATAACAGGACAGAAGTGTTGGCAGGCGACTGGTATTGCAACTGTAGTGCTCACAACTACGCCAGCCGATCAAGCTGCTTCAAGTGCGGTGCAGATAAAAGTGATTACGCTGGCATGGCAGGCTCTGGAATTTATGAATCCGATGGGGGTGTCCCACCTGGATGGAAACCTGGTGACTGGATTTGCAACAG AATGGGATGTGGAGTGCACAATTATGCTAACCGAACGGAGTGCTTCAGTTGCAAAGCAAGAAAGGATTAA